In one window of Helianthus annuus cultivar XRQ/B chromosome 17, HanXRQr2.0-SUNRISE, whole genome shotgun sequence DNA:
- the LOC110869744 gene encoding protein TRANSPORT INHIBITOR RESPONSE 1: MAVSDESLEFLALNFDDFKAFSMLSCEGFSTLGLEAIATHCKNLKELDIQENGIDDLGGDWLSYFPENLTSLEVLNFLPLTSEVSFDALEMQIVTSFES; encoded by the exons ATGGCGGTTAGTGATGAGAGTTTGGAGTTTTTAGCActgaattttgatgattttaaagctttttctaTGTTGAGTTGTGAGGGATTTAGTACTCTTGGATTGGAAGCTATTGCTACTCATTGCAA AAACCTGAAAGAACTAGACATACAAGAGaatgggattgatgatcttggtGGAGACTGGTTAAGTTACTTCCCAGAAAACTTAACCTCGTTAGAAGTTCTCAATTTCTTACCCTTGACTAGTGAAGTCAGTTTTGATGCCCTGGAGATGCAAATCGTTACGAGTTTTGAAAGTTAA
- the LOC118489181 gene encoding uncharacterized protein LOC118489181, translating to MSAGAPAPSTFGEPPKNPPSYLVSVHRRLLRHTPPSSFSPVTDNLTLQPLPPYFFSEHAVSPSHFWSGQNAGGIGNDRRRRHGGGGGELPMSSEERDRDGGGDQFSRFHKA from the exons ATGTCAGCCGGTGCTCCGGCGCCCAGCACCTTCGGCGAACCCCCCAAAAACCCACCGAGCTACCTCGTTTCCGTTCACCGGCGACTTCTCCGTCACACACCACCATCCTCCTTCTCCCCGGTCACCGACAACCTCACCCTACAACCACTTCCTCCCTATTTTTTTTCCGAGCACGCGGTGTCTCCCTCTCATTTCTGGTCAGGTCAAAACGCGGGAGGAATCGGAAACGATCGGCGCCGCCGCCACGGCGGCGGTGGCGGTGAGCTTCCGATGTCAAGCGAAGAGAGAGACAGAGACGGTGGCGGTGATCAGTTCTCCCGATTCCACAAG GCTTGA